GGGGCCGCCGCCGCCGCTCATGACCGGCGCCAACGGCTTCAACCCCATCCCGCGCGAGCTGAAGGCGATCTGCGAAAAGGCAATGCAGCGCCGACCGGAGGATCGCTATCGGTCGGCGGCGGCGATGCTCCACGACCTGGAAGCCTACCTCGATAACCGCAGCGTCACTGCCTGTCCGGACAGCGCGTTGCAGCGGCTGGGAAAATGGGCTCGCCGCAACCGCCGCCAGGTCGGCGCCGCTGCTGTGAGCGCGATCGCGGTGCTGGCGCTTGCCGCAGGGTCGTGGTTCGCCTACCGCGAATACACCATCCGACGCCTGATCACGCAAGCCGAACAGACAGCGTCCGAGGGCAAGCGTACCTTCGAGCAACTGCGGGGCGCGATCACGAAAGTCAGCAATGACGATCCTTACCGGGCGCAGATGGTGGCCAGCCTGCAAAGCGGTCCGGATCGCGAGTACCGTGGCGCGCTGAACCGGAGCAACAACCTCTTGCAGGAAGTGCTGGACATCTCGCCCAAGGACCGCCATGCCCGGCAGCTGCTGGCGGCAAACTACATGGCGCTGTGGCGGCTGGCGCTGGCGGAGAGGAACCCCGACCTGATGCAGGCGACGCGCGCGGAAGTGGTGCGTTACGCCGGCACGCCCAATCCCTTCCTCGACGAACTCAACGGCCTGGGAACGGTTGACGTCACCGTGGATCCGCCGCAGGCGGAAGCGTACCTCTTCTCGTTCGAGATGTTGCAGGCGAACGATCGCGAAGGCAATGCGTTGCCGCCGCGCTTGATCCCGGTCCCGTACGACCTGCAGAACCGCCAGCCCGATCGCGCTTTCCTCGAGGCGGAAAAGGAGCGGGCCAAGTCTGGCCCGCCGGTCATCGAAGCCACGCATTCGATCTTCCGCATGGAGCCGGTTGCGGCGGCCAAGGCGGGGGTTGGACACATACAGATCGCATCTCTCGCTCCCGGCAGCTACGTGCTTTTCCTGCGCGCTCCGGGCAGGGTGGATATCCGGCTGCCGTTCTCGCTTCCCCGCCACGGCAAAGTCGAGCAGAAGGTCGAAATGCCCAAACCGGACGATGTCCCGCCGGGATTCGTGTACGTGGCCGGCGGAGCAACTATCGTCGGAGGCGACACGGCCGGAGCGCCTCCGCCCCATCCCTTCACCGTGAAGCCCATGCTCATCTTCCACGACGAGCTGACCATGAAGGAGTATGGCGAGTTTCTGAGAGACCTGCTGCGGTCCGGCAAGGCTGCCGAGGTCAGGAATTACCTGCCCCAGGATTTCGGCAAGCCGCTGGCCATCCTGTCGCCCAAGGGCGAGCTGTTGCCTGCTTACGGCCCCGCCTCGGAGCATTTTTCCAGTTCTCCGGTGCGAGGCGTGTCGTTCAATGCCGCCACTGCTTACATCGCCTGGCGGAGCAGGCGCGACGGCCTGCCCTATCGGCTCCCTCACGACTGGGAGTGGGAAGCGGTCTGCCGCGGCACCGACGCCCGCAAGTACTCCTGGGGAAACCAGCCAGGCAAGGGGCTTGCCGTGGTAACGCAAGGCTACGGCGACAAGGGAACGAATATCAGCTGGCGCTGGCAGGACTACAAGGACGAAGCCCCCTGGGGCACCATCCACAATATGGCGGGAGGCGCGGCCGAGTGGACCGATTCTCTCTACGACCCCAAGGCCAAGCCGGAAGATCCCGTCTACGGCCAGCGCACCATCCGCGGAAACGCATGGGCGCTGCCGCCGGTGGGACTGGAGTGCGCCTTCCGCACTTCGGGCCAGCCGGATTATTTCCATCCCACCATCGGATTCCGCCTGGCGCTCGATTGGCCGTTGCAGCGCCTCAGCGCAGCAAATGTGCCGGCGGCGGCCGCGCACGCGCATTGAGGAACGGCTGCGGCCGCGGGTGAGGACCGGCCAAGGCCAAGGCGCGTACACTTATAAGTTCATGGAGACCCAGACCAGCAACGCCTTGGCGCATGCGTCATCGGCTTACCTGCGCTCCGCCATGCACCAGCCCATTCGCTGGAATGAGTGGGGCGATGAAGCTTTCGAGACCGCGAAGCGCGAGAACAAGCCCATCCTGCTCGACATCGGCGCGGTGTGGTGCCACTGGTGTCACGTGATGGACCGCGAGTCGTACGACGATCCCATGGTGGCGCAGCTCATCAACGAGCGCTATATCGCCATCAAGGTGGACCGCGACGAGCGCCCCGACGTAGACAGCCGCTACCAGGCGGCGGTGCAGGCCATCAGCGGGCAAGGCGGCTGGCCGCTCACCGCGTTCCTGACGCCCGACGGCAAGCCCTTTTTCGGCGGAACCTACTTCCCTCCCGACGACCAGTGGGGACGTCCGGGACTCAAGCGCGTGCTCCAAGCCATCGCCGACGCCTTCCAGCAGAAGAACGCGGAAGTGATCGAGCAGGCCGGACAGGTGATGAGCGCCATCTCGCAGGCGGAGTCGTTCGCGGGCAAGTCGGGGCGCGTGTCGCCGCGCATCCCGGAGAGCATCGCGGTCTCGGCGCTGCATATGTTCGACGCGACCAACGGTGGTTTTGGCACGGCGCCCAAGTTCCCGCATCCCGCGGCGCTCGACCTGTGCATCGACCGCTTCGCGCGCACCGGCGACGAGCAGCTCAAGCAGCTCATCGAGGTCACGCTCACCAAGATGGCGCGGGGCGGTGTGTACGACCAGCTTGCCGGCGGCTTTCATCGCTACTCGGTGGACGAGCGCTGGGTGGTGCCGCACTTCGAGAAGATGTCGTACGACAACTCGGAGCTGCTGAAGAACTACGTGCACGCCTACCAGGCGCTGGGGACGCCGCTGCTCTGGCACGTGGCGCGCGACATCGTCCGCTGGATGGACGAGTGGCTCAGCGACCGCGAGCGCGGCGGCTTCTACGGCTCGCAGGACGCCGACATCGATCTGCACGACGACGGCGACCACTTCACCTGGACGCTGGACGAAGCCAAGGCCGTGCTCAGCGAGGACGAGCTGAAGGCCGTATCGCTGCACTATGACATCAACGAAGTGGGCGAGATGCACCACAACCCGCAAAAGAACGTGCTCTTCGTGCGGGCATCGGTGGAGGAGATCGCGACGCGGCTGGGCATGACCAGCGACCGCGTGCAGCAACTGCTCGATTCGGCCAAGAAGAAGATGTACGAGGCGCGGCTGAAGCGGCCGATCCCGTACGTGGACAAGACGGTGTACGTGGGCTGGAACGCGCTGTGTATCTCGGCGTACCTGGAAGCGGCGCGGGTGCTTCAGCTCAAGGACGCGCGGCACTTCGCGCTGCGCTCGCTGGACCGCATCCTGGCGGAAGGCTGGAACCCGGAGAAGGGCCTCCGACACGTGATCGCCTACTCCGATCCGAAGGCCGCGGTGCGAGAGGTCGCCGGCGTGCTCGACGATTACGCTTTTGTGACCATCGCCTGCCTGGACGGGTACGAAACGGCTTCTGACCTGAGCTACTTCAATTTCGCCCGCAAGATCGCCAATGCCATGATCGCGCGCTTCTACGATTCGACATCGCACGGTTTCTTCGACAGCGATGCGGGGCCTTTGGGCGCGCTGGTCGCGCGGCGCAAACCCTTCCAGGATTCTCCGACACCGGCGGCAAACTCCGCGGCGGCGATCGCGCTCTTGCGGCTGTACGCCTACACCAACGACAAGGGCTACTACGAGAAGGCGGAGGAGACGCTGGAGGTCTTTGCCGGTGTGGCTGAGCAGTTCGGGATCTTCGCCGCGACTTACGGCATCGCCACGCTCCTCTTCAGCAAAGGGCACACGCAGGTCGTCATCGTGGGCAGCGGAGAAAAAGCCGATCAGCTCTACGCCGCGGCGGTCGCGCCGTTCGCGCTCAACAAAGCGGTGCTGCGCTTCGCCCAAAGCGAGCTGGCGCCGCAGAACCTGCCACCCGCTCTGGCGGAAACTTTGCCCAACATACCTGGGGCAAAAGACGGCAAGCCGGTCGCAGTGATCTGCTCCGGACTCACCTGCCGCCCGCCGATCCAGGATGCGGACGAACTGACGAAAGTTCTGCGCGAGAGCATCGCGCCCTAACTTCTACCAAGGTAGGGGTCCTTCGACTCGCGCGGCCGTGTCGGCCGCGCTCGCTCAGGATGACACCGCCATTGCCGTTCGGGGCGGCCGCCCCCGCTCAGGAGGACCCCATCAAGGGAATTCCTTGACTCCGGCTGCTAGCTGCCGCAGACTTCCTGCCCATTCAGGAGGGATCGATGGCACGAGTCACGCAGTTGCTGGTGCTGGCCGAGCACAAGCCGGGGACGCTGGCGCGCATCTGCTCGGAACTGGCAAAGAGAGCGGTCAACATCACGGCCATCATGGCTTCGCACGACCAGCCTGGCGGGATCCGCATGGTGGCGACGCCGGTCGGAACCGCGCGCAGGGTGCTCGATCAGCTCGGCATCCCCTACAAGGAAGAAGAGGCGATCGCCATCCGCCTGGGAGATCGCCCGGGCGCGCTGGGCAAGGTGACGCGCAAGTTGGGCGACGCCGGCATCAACATTGAGTACGCCTACGGGTCGATCGTGAAGGGCGAGAACCGCGCGCTGATCGTAATGGGCGTTTCCGACGTCGCCAAGGCGGAAAAGCTGGTCTAGTACACGCCGTCGAGCAGTTCGATGACGTGCTTCACTTCCATGCTGAGGCCGCGCTGCGCGACCCCGGCGCGGAGCTGGAGCATGCAGCCGACGTTCGCCGTGACGATGATGTCGGCCCTGGTCTCGCTCACCTCGTCCATCTTGACCGTCAGGACTTGCGACGCCAGCTCCTGCTGGGTGACGTTGTAAGTGCCGGCGCTGCCGCAGCACCAGTCGGGATGGCGCATCTCGACCAGGTCGGCGCCCGCGGCTTCCAGAAGCTCGCGCGGCGCACTGCGGACCTTCTGTCCGTGCGCAAGGTGGCACGGGTCCTGATAGGTCACGCGCTTGCCGACCTTGAAGCGCGGCGCACGGAGCCCTATTCCAGAGAGGAACTCGGCGACGTCCTTCACTTTGGCCGCGAATTGGGACGCTTTTTGTGCGTACTCCGGATCGTTTCCGAGCAGGTCGCCGTACTCCTTGAGCGTGGCGCCACAACCCGCCGCATTGGTGACGATGGCGTCGAAGTCGCCGGAGAGAAAAACGTTTACGTTACGGCGGGCATTGCGGCGCGCCTCTTCCAAGTATCCGCCGTGCGCCTGAAGAGCACCGCAGCAGCGCTGCCCTTCCGGGACGTGGACCTCGACGCCGTTCTGCCGCAGCACGCGGATGGTGGCGCGGTTCAGCTCGGAAAAAGCGACGCTGGCGATGCAGCCGCCGAGCAGCGCGACGCGGGCGCGGCGCTCGCCGATGGCGGGAAACATCATGCCGAACTCGCTGAAGAAGAAATCTCCGTCCACGGGCGGCGCGAGCTTCTCGACATCGGCCAGCCCGACCAGCTTCAGGATGCCGGTGGCGCGCACCAGCTTGTCCAGGCGCGTCCGCTGATACCAGCGGAGCAGCCGTGCCATGCGCGCGAGTTCACCGTTGTCACGCAGGACGCGGGTGTAGAAATAGCGGCGGAGTAAGCGCGCCAGCAACGGGCGGCGGTAGTTCTGCTCGATCTCGGTGCGGGCGCGCTCCAGGATGCGGCCGTAATGCACGCCGGAAGGGCAGGCGGTCTCGCAGGCGCGGCAGCCCAGGCAGCGATCGAGGTGGGTGACGAAAGAATCGGCGATCGTGAGCCGGCCTTCGTCCACCAGGAGCACCTGGTAGATGCGGCCGCGGGGAGAATCCATCTCCGTGCCCAGGATCCGATAGGTCGGGCAATGGTTCAGGCAAAGCCCGCAATGGATGCACTGCGAGTAGAGATCCCAGGTCGGACGATCGGACGAGGTGAATTGAGAGTGCTTTTCCCCGGCAGGCGCGTGGTTCACGGCGGGTGCGCTCACAGCAGGAACCTCCCGCGATTGAGGACGCCGGCGGGATCGAGCGCCTGCTTGATGGTGCGCATCATGCTGAGATCGGTGGGCGTGTCACCCCAGACATGGAAGTGGCGCTTGGCCTCGCGGGGGCAGCGCACGACGGCGGCGGAGGAATCCGCGGTCAGGCCGGAGCGAAAGGCCGAGGCCGCGTTCACGTACTGCACGGCCGCAGGCGGATCCACGGCGATGGGAATGAACGCAACCACCAGCGAGCCGATACCGCCGCGGCCCATGACGGCGGGCAGGAAGTTGTTCTCGATGCCAGCGCGCTCCGCGGAAGAAACGACCACCCCCAGCGACTCGGGCGGGACGTTGATGTTCATGAGCATCGCGTTGCGGTGACGGGCGAGCACGCTCTCCGGAAAATCGGAGACGGCGAGCCACAGCTTCTCTTCGTCCGCACCATCGAAATCCCCGACGATGTAGTGGCCGAGTTCGGTGCGGTAGCGGGCGAGCACGGCGTCGCTTCCGGCGGCGCGCAGGAGCAGACGCCAATTCTGCGACTGCATGCCGGCAACGTACTCGGAGGCGCGCGGCGACAGGAGGTCGACGGCGAGGAACGGCAGGGGCGATCTCATCAGGCGGTCGCGGAACTGGACAGCCCCGCCGCTGAGCAGGAAGTCGAGAACGAAAGTGCGCGTCTGGCGCGGCCGGGGAAAGACTTTGAAACTCGCGCCGACGATGACGCCGAGCGTGCCCCAACTGCCGATCATCAGCTTCATCAGGTCGTAGCCGGCGACGTTCTTGACCACACGGCCGCCGCCACGGCCGACCTTGCCGTCGCCGGTCACGAACTTCACACCGATGCAGAATTCGCGCACGCCGCCGTAACCGTGCTTGAGGGGACCGGAGGACGCGGCAGCCATCACGCCGCCCACGGTGCGCTCGTCGGCGTGCGGCGGATCGATGGGCAGGATCTGCCGGCGCTCGCCGACGGCGCGGAATACGTCGCCAAGCTTCGCTCCGGCGCCGACTCCGATGGTGAGGTCGGCGGGATCGTAGTGATCGATGGCGTTCAAACGGCGAGTGCTGAGGACGACGTCCACGCGCTCCGGGGTAAAACCGACCGCTTGCTCGTGCAAGGCGCCGACGGGAACGACCGTCCACTGCCGCGCCGAGGCCAGTCTCAGAACGGCGGCGATCTCTTCGGCCGAACCGGGAGAAGCCACCGCCGCGGGCAACACGCCGTCGATGGCGGCGGCGCAAACGGCGGCTTCCTGGTCGAGCACGTGGGCGTCGCCGACGATGGCGGCCAGCTCCGCGCCGAGGGCGGCGGCAGGCGAAGCGGAGCTCATGCGCGCGCTCCGGCAGGCTTGGCACGCGCGATGTTGATCTCGCCGCAACCGAGGGTCGTCGGCAGGATCTTCGCGGGGTTCAGGGTGCCTGTCGGGTTGATGGCCAGGCGCAGGCGCCCCATGATCTCCAGGTCGTCCTGAGTGAACATCAGCGGCATCATGTTCTGCTTCTCGAGGCCGACGCCGTGCTCGCCGGTGATGGAACCGCCGACATCCACGCACCACTTCAGGATGTCGTGGCTGACCAGCTTCACGCGCTCTACCTGGCCGGGATCGCGCACATCATAGAGGATGATGGGGTGCAGGTTGCCGTCGCCGGCGTGGAAGATGTTGCCGATGCGGAAGCCGTACTTCTTCCCGACCTCGTCGATAAAGCGCAGCGTAGCCGGGATCTTGGTGCGGGGCACGACGCCGTCCTGGGTGTAATAGGAATTCGAGATGCGGCCGATGGCGGCGAAGGCGTTCTTGCGGCCGGCCCAGAGCAGTTGCCGCTCCTTCTCGTTCTTGGCGATGCGGACCTCGCGTGCGTTCTGCTGGCGGCAGACCTCGCTAACCGCGGCCTCCTGCTCGGGAATCGACTCGCGCACGCCTTCCACCTCGATCAGGAGGACAGCGCCGGAATCGAGCGGGTAGCCGGCGTGGGTAGCCTCCTCGACGGTGCGCAGGGTCCAGCCGTCGAGCATCTCGAGCGCGGCCGGCGTGATGCCCTCGGCGGTGAGCGCGACGACGGTGTTGGCGGCGTCGTCCACCGTGTTGTAGATGGCGAGCATGGTGGAGACCGCTTCCGAAAGCCGCGTGAGCTTGACCGTGATGGCGGTCACGATGCCCAGCGTGCCTTCGGAGCCAACGAAGAAGCCGGTCAGGTCGTAACCGGCAGAGTCGGCAGCTTTGCCGCCGAAGTGCGCGACCCGGCCGTCGGCCAGGACCACTTCGAGGCCGGTGACATGGTTCACGGTCACGCCGTAGGCGAGGGTGTGCGGCCCGCCCGAGTTTTCGGCGACGTTACCGCCGATCGTGCAGGAGCGCTGGCTGGCCGGATCGGGGGCGAAGTAGTATCCGTCGCGCAAGACCGCGGCGCTGAGGTCGAGGTTGACCACGCCGGGCTGGACGACGGCGCGCAGATTCATAAGATCGATCTCGAGGATCTTGGTCATGCGCGA
The window above is part of the Terriglobia bacterium genome. Proteins encoded here:
- a CDS encoding SUMF1/EgtB/PvdO family nonheme iron enzyme: MAQVSPVVTLVCPQCGRKYGIEASKQSAKPVCPDDGTALVAPEADSGATLAMGMDTVAQSPQSGDPGADAGRTTIGSVSGPSSPASPSHRGQYEERPSVVSQLRPRDVKVDPAASAPKKYVVSGKLGQGGVGEVLLVEDRDLERAVAMKRLLPQPGGTVAEDTLTRFLREAQTTGQLEHPNIVPVHDVGLDSQGQLYFTLKYVRGLSLRQVIRGREQNGHVEAGGPRFRDAYSPRKMIEILIGVCQGIAFAHSKRVIHRDLKPDNIMLGKFGEVLVMDWGLAKTLGPVTREEAGSAKTVLLGSPSAEASMTMEGAIAGTPAYMAPEQAAGKISELDERTDIYSLGAMLYEILSGKAPYTGGIAMEVLRRVTQGPPPPLMTGANGFNPIPRELKAICEKAMQRRPEDRYRSAAAMLHDLEAYLDNRSVTACPDSALQRLGKWARRNRRQVGAAAVSAIAVLALAAGSWFAYREYTIRRLITQAEQTASEGKRTFEQLRGAITKVSNDDPYRAQMVASLQSGPDREYRGALNRSNNLLQEVLDISPKDRHARQLLAANYMALWRLALAERNPDLMQATRAEVVRYAGTPNPFLDELNGLGTVDVTVDPPQAEAYLFSFEMLQANDREGNALPPRLIPVPYDLQNRQPDRAFLEAEKERAKSGPPVIEATHSIFRMEPVAAAKAGVGHIQIASLAPGSYVLFLRAPGRVDIRLPFSLPRHGKVEQKVEMPKPDDVPPGFVYVAGGATIVGGDTAGAPPPHPFTVKPMLIFHDELTMKEYGEFLRDLLRSGKAAEVRNYLPQDFGKPLAILSPKGELLPAYGPASEHFSSSPVRGVSFNAATAYIAWRSRRDGLPYRLPHDWEWEAVCRGTDARKYSWGNQPGKGLAVVTQGYGDKGTNISWRWQDYKDEAPWGTIHNMAGGAAEWTDSLYDPKAKPEDPVYGQRTIRGNAWALPPVGLECAFRTSGQPDYFHPTIGFRLALDWPLQRLSAANVPAAAAHAH
- a CDS encoding thioredoxin domain-containing protein, translating into METQTSNALAHASSAYLRSAMHQPIRWNEWGDEAFETAKRENKPILLDIGAVWCHWCHVMDRESYDDPMVAQLINERYIAIKVDRDERPDVDSRYQAAVQAISGQGGWPLTAFLTPDGKPFFGGTYFPPDDQWGRPGLKRVLQAIADAFQQKNAEVIEQAGQVMSAISQAESFAGKSGRVSPRIPESIAVSALHMFDATNGGFGTAPKFPHPAALDLCIDRFARTGDEQLKQLIEVTLTKMARGGVYDQLAGGFHRYSVDERWVVPHFEKMSYDNSELLKNYVHAYQALGTPLLWHVARDIVRWMDEWLSDRERGGFYGSQDADIDLHDDGDHFTWTLDEAKAVLSEDELKAVSLHYDINEVGEMHHNPQKNVLFVRASVEEIATRLGMTSDRVQQLLDSAKKKMYEARLKRPIPYVDKTVYVGWNALCISAYLEAARVLQLKDARHFALRSLDRILAEGWNPEKGLRHVIAYSDPKAAVREVAGVLDDYAFVTIACLDGYETASDLSYFNFARKIANAMIARFYDSTSHGFFDSDAGPLGALVARRKPFQDSPTPAANSAAAIALLRLYAYTNDKGYYEKAEETLEVFAGVAEQFGIFAATYGIATLLFSKGHTQVVIVGSGEKADQLYAAAVAPFALNKAVLRFAQSELAPQNLPPALAETLPNIPGAKDGKPVAVICSGLTCRPPIQDADELTKVLRESIAP
- a CDS encoding ACT domain-containing protein; translation: MARVTQLLVLAEHKPGTLARICSELAKRAVNITAIMASHDQPGGIRMVATPVGTARRVLDQLGIPYKEEEAIAIRLGDRPGALGKVTRKLGDAGINIEYAYGSIVKGENRALIVMGVSDVAKAEKLV
- a CDS encoding 4Fe-4S dicluster domain-containing protein, with product MSAPAVNHAPAGEKHSQFTSSDRPTWDLYSQCIHCGLCLNHCPTYRILGTEMDSPRGRIYQVLLVDEGRLTIADSFVTHLDRCLGCRACETACPSGVHYGRILERARTEIEQNYRRPLLARLLRRYFYTRVLRDNGELARMARLLRWYQRTRLDKLVRATGILKLVGLADVEKLAPPVDGDFFFSEFGMMFPAIGERRARVALLGGCIASVAFSELNRATIRVLRQNGVEVHVPEGQRCCGALQAHGGYLEEARRNARRNVNVFLSGDFDAIVTNAAGCGATLKEYGDLLGNDPEYAQKASQFAAKVKDVAEFLSGIGLRAPRFKVGKRVTYQDPCHLAHGQKVRSAPRELLEAAGADLVEMRHPDWCCGSAGTYNVTQQELASQVLTVKMDEVSETRADIIVTANVGCMLQLRAGVAQRGLSMEVKHVIELLDGVY
- a CDS encoding FAD-binding oxidoreductase; translated protein: MSSASPAAALGAELAAIVGDAHVLDQEAAVCAAAIDGVLPAAVASPGSAEEIAAVLRLASARQWTVVPVGALHEQAVGFTPERVDVVLSTRRLNAIDHYDPADLTIGVGAGAKLGDVFRAVGERRQILPIDPPHADERTVGGVMAAASSGPLKHGYGGVREFCIGVKFVTGDGKVGRGGGRVVKNVAGYDLMKLMIGSWGTLGVIVGASFKVFPRPRQTRTFVLDFLLSGGAVQFRDRLMRSPLPFLAVDLLSPRASEYVAGMQSQNWRLLLRAAGSDAVLARYRTELGHYIVGDFDGADEEKLWLAVSDFPESVLARHRNAMLMNINVPPESLGVVVSSAERAGIENNFLPAVMGRGGIGSLVVAFIPIAVDPPAAVQYVNAASAFRSGLTADSSAAVVRCPREAKRHFHVWGDTPTDLSMMRTIKQALDPAGVLNRGRFLL
- a CDS encoding FAD-binding protein, which gives rise to MRLPDLAKRLRKIVGRDAVLDRAEDLMLYEYDAGVARATPGLVVFPQSTAHVSAIVKLACEAQVSIVPRGAGTGLSGGSISRDAGIVMVFSRMTKILEIDLMNLRAVVQPGVVNLDLSAAVLRDGYYFAPDPASQRSCTIGGNVAENSGGPHTLAYGVTVNHVTGLEVVLADGRVAHFGGKAADSAGYDLTGFFVGSEGTLGIVTAITVKLTRLSEAVSTMLAIYNTVDDAANTVVALTAEGITPAALEMLDGWTLRTVEEATHAGYPLDSGAVLLIEVEGVRESIPEQEAAVSEVCRQQNAREVRIAKNEKERQLLWAGRKNAFAAIGRISNSYYTQDGVVPRTKIPATLRFIDEVGKKYGFRIGNIFHAGDGNLHPIILYDVRDPGQVERVKLVSHDILKWCVDVGGSITGEHGVGLEKQNMMPLMFTQDDLEIMGRLRLAINPTGTLNPAKILPTTLGCGEINIARAKPAGARA